The proteins below are encoded in one region of Silene latifolia isolate original U9 population chromosome 2, ASM4854445v1, whole genome shotgun sequence:
- the LOC141642227 gene encoding glutamate dehydrogenase isoform X1, translated as MNALAATNRNFTRASKLLGLDAKLQRSLLIPFREIKVECTIPKDDGTLASFVGFRVQHDNARGPMKGGIRYHPEVDPDEVNALAQLMTWKTAVANIPYGGAKGGIGCNPSELSISELERLTRVFTQRIHDLIGIHTDVPAPDMGTNAQTMAWILDEYSKFHGHSPAVVTGKPIDLGGSLGRDAATGRGVLFATEALLNEYGKTISGQRFVIQGFGNVGSWAARLIHELGGKVVAVSDVTGAIKNKNGLDIDSLMNHVQENRGVKGFHDADAIDADSVLVEDCDVLIPAALGGVISKENANEIKAKFIVEAANHPTDPDADEILKKKGVVILPDIYANSGGVTVSYFEWVQNIQGFMWDEPRVNAELKTYMTRGLKDVKEMCKTHNCDLRMGAFTLGVNRVARATLLRGWEA; from the exons ATGAACGCTCTTGCAGCAACTAACCGAAATTTTACGCGTGCTTCCAAACTTTTGGGATTAGATGCGAAACTTCAAAGAAGTCTGCTCATTCCTTTCAGGGAAATTAAG GTTGAATGCACTATACCAAAAGATGATGGCACTTTAGCATCTTTTGTCGGATTTAGGGTTCAGCATGACAACGCGAGAGGTCCTATGAAGGGTGGAATCAGATACCACCCAGAG GTTGATCCTGATGAAGTCAATGCATTGGCACAACTAATGACATGGAAGACAGCGGTAGCTAATATTCCTTATGGTGGCGCTAAGGGTGGCATAGGTTGTAACCCATCAGAGCTCAGCATTTCTGAACTTGAACGCTTAACAAGAGTTTTTACCCAAAGAATTCATGACCTCATCGGTATTCATACCGATGTTCCCGCACCTGATATGGGGACAAATGCGCAG ACAATGGCGTGGATATTGGATGAGTACTCAAAGTTTCATGGCCATTCACCTGCAGTTGTTACTGGGAAGCCTATT GACCTTGGTGGATCTTTGGGTAGAGATGCAGCAACAGGAAGAGGAGTTCTCTTTGCTACAGAAGCGCTGCTAAATGAATATGGAAAGACTATATCCGGTCAGCGCTTTGTGATTCAG GGATTTGGAAATGTAGGTTCCTGGGCAGCACGCCTTATCCATGAGTTGGGTGGGAAGGTTGTGGCTGTAAGCGATGTTACTGGTGCCATTAAGAACAAAAATGGCCTTGATATTGACAGCTTAATGAACCATGTCCAAGAAAACCGCGGAGTTAAAGGTTTTCATGACGCTGATGCCATTGATGCCGACTCAGTACTGGTTGAAGACTGTGATGTACTAATACCTGCAGCTCTTGGTGGTGTTATTAGCAA GGAGAATGCTAACGAAATCAAAGCAAAGTTCATCGTTGAGGCAGCTAACCACCCTACTGACCCAGATGCTGATGAG ATATTGAAAAAGAAAGGTGTCGTCATCCTTCCTGATATATATGCGAACTCCGGTGGAGTTACAGTCAGCTACTTTGAGTGGGTTCAG AACATTCAAGGGTTTATGTGGGATGAACCAAGAGTGAACGCGGAACTAAAGACATACATGACGAGAGGGCTGAAGGACGTGAAAGAAATGTGCAAGACGCACAATTGTGATCTTCGTATGGGAGCATTCACGCTTGGAGTGAATCGTGTTGCTCGAGCAACCCTTCTCAGAGGTTGGGAAGCCTAA
- the LOC141642227 gene encoding glutamate dehydrogenase B isoform X2, giving the protein MKGGIRYHPEVDPDEVNALAQLMTWKTAVANIPYGGAKGGIGCNPSELSISELERLTRVFTQRIHDLIGIHTDVPAPDMGTNAQTMAWILDEYSKFHGHSPAVVTGKPIDLGGSLGRDAATGRGVLFATEALLNEYGKTISGQRFVIQGFGNVGSWAARLIHELGGKVVAVSDVTGAIKNKNGLDIDSLMNHVQENRGVKGFHDADAIDADSVLVEDCDVLIPAALGGVISKENANEIKAKFIVEAANHPTDPDADEILKKKGVVILPDIYANSGGVTVSYFEWVQNIQGFMWDEPRVNAELKTYMTRGLKDVKEMCKTHNCDLRMGAFTLGVNRVARATLLRGWEA; this is encoded by the exons ATGAAGGGTGGAATCAGATACCACCCAGAG GTTGATCCTGATGAAGTCAATGCATTGGCACAACTAATGACATGGAAGACAGCGGTAGCTAATATTCCTTATGGTGGCGCTAAGGGTGGCATAGGTTGTAACCCATCAGAGCTCAGCATTTCTGAACTTGAACGCTTAACAAGAGTTTTTACCCAAAGAATTCATGACCTCATCGGTATTCATACCGATGTTCCCGCACCTGATATGGGGACAAATGCGCAG ACAATGGCGTGGATATTGGATGAGTACTCAAAGTTTCATGGCCATTCACCTGCAGTTGTTACTGGGAAGCCTATT GACCTTGGTGGATCTTTGGGTAGAGATGCAGCAACAGGAAGAGGAGTTCTCTTTGCTACAGAAGCGCTGCTAAATGAATATGGAAAGACTATATCCGGTCAGCGCTTTGTGATTCAG GGATTTGGAAATGTAGGTTCCTGGGCAGCACGCCTTATCCATGAGTTGGGTGGGAAGGTTGTGGCTGTAAGCGATGTTACTGGTGCCATTAAGAACAAAAATGGCCTTGATATTGACAGCTTAATGAACCATGTCCAAGAAAACCGCGGAGTTAAAGGTTTTCATGACGCTGATGCCATTGATGCCGACTCAGTACTGGTTGAAGACTGTGATGTACTAATACCTGCAGCTCTTGGTGGTGTTATTAGCAA GGAGAATGCTAACGAAATCAAAGCAAAGTTCATCGTTGAGGCAGCTAACCACCCTACTGACCCAGATGCTGATGAG ATATTGAAAAAGAAAGGTGTCGTCATCCTTCCTGATATATATGCGAACTCCGGTGGAGTTACAGTCAGCTACTTTGAGTGGGTTCAG AACATTCAAGGGTTTATGTGGGATGAACCAAGAGTGAACGCGGAACTAAAGACATACATGACGAGAGGGCTGAAGGACGTGAAAGAAATGTGCAAGACGCACAATTGTGATCTTCGTATGGGAGCATTCACGCTTGGAGTGAATCGTGTTGCTCGAGCAACCCTTCTCAGAGGTTGGGAAGCCTAA
- the LOC141633546 gene encoding serine/threonine-protein phosphatase 7 long form homolog: protein MAGGGNDRHVRARKGLQFESEVGNGSTDSWTGERVEEELVRSGDVIGEEEEAGIERVRRVPRRRNEEGRFQRRSDDSSSSVVAPKKKSGKDVSWLIDRRVPGGPDFPHVIPSFGGHIANTLWSTPNEVGRPVLMGYHRFDSMAENYNMPLISAFVERWQPDTNSFHMPFGEMSILLHDVAQILGVRVDGNCCKVESNDGTLADPLMYVCGFFGISSEQLRLPLNSKKKVPIYKSGGILVDAVCETARANCDVVFARGFLVSGVGVDTFCRQIGPGPPSAIDPTQPRSCSWRSVGPFAQNAEKLLEYRRLLDRLTCASIRWDPYGPRQEEYHPRTLYAGCIRFMDIAEPYQPDRCLRQFGYVQIIPNPIMRLTAHRPASGIGYEVRVGVAETDHLWDCWQDHVVQLSRKSRPVSFPGETGPDYEAWYNGNSHPFIIDPGHHDAPAPHDDFDIPA from the exons ATGGCCGGTGGAGGAAATGACCGTCACGTTCGAGCTCGAAAGGGGCTCCAGTTTGAGTCTGAGGTTGGAAATGGTAGTACCGATTCGTGGACTGGTGAGCGGGTGGAGGAGGAGCTGGTTCGGTCTGGTGATGTGataggtgaggaggaggaggcgggTATTGAGCGAGTGCGTAGGGTGCCACGTAGACGGAATGAGGAGGGGCGTTTCCAGCGGAGGTCGGATGATAGTTCTAGTAGTGTGGTGGCtccgaagaagaagtcgggtaagGATGTCTCTTGGTTGATCGATCGTCGTGTTCCTGGTGGTCCTGACTTTCCCCACGTGATTCCTAGCTTTGGGGGCCACATTGCCAACACCTTATGGTCGACTCCTAATGAGGTCGGTCGACCAGTTTTGATGGGTTACCACCGGTTTG ATTCCATGGCCGAGAATTATAACATGCCCCTTATTTCTGCTTTTGTTGAGAGAtggcaacccgacaccaacagttttcacatgccttttggggagatgTCCATACTCCTTCACGATGTTGCGCAGATCTTAGGCGTTCGGGTTGATGGTAACTGTTGTAAGGTGGAGAGTAATGACGGGACGTTGGCGGATCCCCTTATGTATGTTTGTGGCTTTTTTGGGATTTCATCAGAGCAGTTGAGGTTGCCGTTAAACTCTAAGAAGAAGGTCCCTATTTACAAGAGTGGGGGTATATTGGTAGATGCAGTTTGTGAAACGGCGAGAGCTAATTGTGATGTTGTTTTTGCTCGGGGGTTTTTGGTCAGTGGTGTTGGGGTCGACACTTTTTGTCGACAAATCGG ACCCGGTCCACCTTCGGCAATTGACCCTACTCAGCCTCGGTCGTGTTCTTGGAGATCCGTTGGTCCCTTCGCTCAAAATGCggagaaattgttggagtatcgGAGGTTGTTAGATAGGCTTACTTGTGCTTCCATTAGGTGGGATCCGTACGGGCCGCGTCAGGAGGAGTATCATCCTCGTACTTTGTATGCCGGTTGTATTCGTTTCATGGACATAGCGGAGCCGTACCAGCCTGATCGGTGTTTACGACAGTTTGGGTATGTGCAGATCATACCCAATCCCATTATGAGATTGACAGCGCATCGTCCTGCTTCGGGGATAGGGTACGAGGTTAGGGTTGGGGTTGCGGAGACTGATCATCTTTGGGATTGCTGGCAGGATCACGTGGTTCAGCTTTCTCGTAAATCGAGACCAGTTAGTTTCCCGGGTGAGACGGGGCCAGATTATGAGGCTTGGTATAATGGGAATTCTCACCCGTTCATCATTGATCCCGGCCACCATGATGCCCCCGCGCCACATGATGATTTTGATATTCCTGCTTAG
- the LOC141628315 gene encoding uncharacterized protein LOC141628315, protein MSWLTSLTIIIITLYLSIIPSLSCPLNQKQSLLQFKHSLITQLNLNQSSNIPLAGLETWKNSSLDCCSWDLVKCHISKSSKKVISLDLYNLIPSLVMDITSLSTVSSNVLTPLFDVTSLISLDISYNYVFGGGFPKGLANLSELVHLDMKMNSFSGFIPRELFVLKNLEYLDMSSNSFTGTLSSAVGGLKKLQFLCLDENFLVGEIPNQIAEVTELRNLSLRQNRLSGEIPVRILDLINLEVLDLSNNTLSGKIPADIGVLSNLSTLVLSRNLLTGGIPRSIFKLSSLTVLQLNNNRFSGKIPAWLFDLEMLKILDLGSNALFWDTSVTVFPKFQLSKLVFRSCSLSGEIPHWISNQTSLDFLDLSENDLEGNFPIWLAEMEIGTIILSDNKLSGSLPPTLFRSQSLSVLGLSRNNFSGELPDTIGESDLMILMLSDNNFSGPFPETLPNIYRLLLLDLSKNNFSGDKFPTFSPLSFLAFIDLSSNKFSGEVPTGFGPGVVILSLGDNEFSGHLPKDLTNFSQLKHLDLQNNRISGEIPPFLSELSSLQTLSLRNNSLTGSVPGNLSNLTHLQILDLSENKLVGNIPSNLGNLPGMINPPHISSLSSALFSFDIPFQDLTVNWKNSKQGLSKYNIDFYSILDLSNNKFSGRIPGSLGMLKSLKLLNLSHNHLIGNIPATLGSLESMETLDLSYNSLSGKIPATFSNLSELNNLDLSNNRLAGKIPDSPQLDTLNDPRIYANNEGLCGFSIQVACPEDASPSPPPPPQPVYKAQEWFSWMAAQIGFPAGFVVVLATVYMSGFLSFKEVTPKKQSSLRKSKSWFSF, encoded by the exons ATGTCATGGTTAACCTCACTAACCATCATCATCATTACATTATATCTTTCCATAATCCCTTCCTTAAGCTGTCCATTAAACCAAAAACAATCCCTTCTTCAATTTAAGCATTCACTAAtcacacaactaaacctaaaccAGTCATCTAACATCCCTCTTGCAGGCTTAGAAACATGGAAAAATTCAAGCTTAGATTGTTGTTCATGGGATCTTGTAAAATGTCACATTTCAAAATCATCTAAAAAAGTTATTAGTCTTGATTTATACAATCTAATCCCTTCACTTGTTATGGATATAACATCTTTAAGTACTGTTTCATCAAATGTACTAACACCACTTTTCGACGTAACAAGTTTGATTTCACTTGATATATCTTATAATTATGTTTTTGGTGGTGGGTTTCCAAAAGGGTTAGCAAATTTGAGTGAACTTGTTCATTTAGATATGAAAATGAATAGTTTTAGCGGATTTATTCCGCGAGAATTGTTTGTTTTGAAGAATTTAGAGTATCTTGATATGAGCAGTAACTCTTTTACTGGTACATTGAGTTCTGCTGTTGGTGGGCTAAAGAAACTTCAGTTTCTTTGCTTAGATGAGAATTTTTTAGTCGGGGAAATCCCGAATCAGATTGCAGAAGTTACTGAATTGCGAAACCTGTCGCTTAGACAGAATCGACTGTCTGGTGAAATTCCTGTAAGGATATTGGATTTGATCAATTTAGAGGTTCTGGATTTGAGTAACAATACATTATCAGGAAAAATTCCTGCTGATATTGGTGTTTTGTCGAATCTGTCAACACTCGTCTTAAGCAGGAATTTGCTTACAGGAGGAATACCAAGATCGATTTTTAAGCTTTCGAGTCTGACAGTCCTTCAGCTTAATAACAACAGGTTTTCAGGAAAAATTCCTGCATGGTTATTTGATTTAGAAATGCTTAAAATATTGGATCTTGGATCAAATGCACTATTCTGGGATACTTCAGTTACAGTTTTTCCGAAATTTCAGCTGTCTAAGCTGGTTTTCAGATCATGCTCGCTTTCCGGGGAAATTCCTCATTGGATATCTAATCAAACCAGCTTGGATTTCTTAGACCTCAGTGAGAATGATCTCGAAG GTAACTTCCCAATTTGGCTAGCTGAAATGGAAATCGGAACAATTATACTGTCAGACAACAAGCTATCGGGTTCTCTCCCACCAACGTTATTCCGATCCCAAAGTCTGTCAGTCCTAGGCTTGTCCAGGAACAACTTCTCAGGAGAACTACCTGATACTATAGGAGAATCTGATCTTATGATACTAATGTTATCTGATAACAACTTTTCCGGGCCATTTCCTGAGACACTGCCTAACATTTACCGACTTTTACTACTAGATTTATCTAAAAACAATTTCTCTGGTGACAAATTTCCAACCTTTTCCCCACTGTCTTTCCTCGCTTTCATCGACCTGTCGTCCAATAAATTCTCCGGTGAGGTTCCCACAGGATTCGGCCCTGGCGTAGTCATACTGTCCTTGGGTGATAATGAGTTTTCTGGTCATTTACCTAAGGATTTGACAAACTTTAGTCAGCTGAAACACCTTGATCTTCAAAATAACAGAATTTCGGGTGAAATCCCACCGTTTCTATCCGAACTTTCTTCACTGCAAACCTTAAGTCTTAGAAACAATTCTTTGACAGGATCAGTCCCTGGCAATCTTTCAAACCTAACCCATCTCCAAATTCTCGATCTTTCAGAAAATAAACTTGTAGGAAACATCCCTTCAAATCTTGGAAATTTACCTGGTATGATTAATCCTCCTCACATATCCTCGCTTTCGTCAGCATTATTCAGCTTTGATATTCCATTCCAAGACTTAACAGTAAATTGGAAGAATTCCAAACAAGGTTTATCAAAATACAATATTGATTTCTACTCAATACTCGACCTGTCAAACAATAAATTTTCAGGTCGGATTCCTGGCTCATTAGGCATGCTTAAAAGTCTGAAACTACTGAATCTGTCACATAATCATCTCATTGGTAATATACCAGCAACATTAGGGAGTCTCGAAAGTATGGAAACTTTAGATTTGTCATATAATTCACTTTCTGGTAAAATCCCGGCGACATTTTCTAATTTAAGTGAGTTGAACAATTTAGATTTGAGCAATAACAGGCTTGCAGGAAAAATCCCTGATAGTCCTCAGTTAGATACTTTGAATGATCCAAGAATTTACGCGAATAATGAAGGGTTGTGTGGGTTCTCAATTCAAGTGGCCTGTCCTGAAGATGCATCACCATCGCCACCGCCACCGCCTCAGCCGGTTTACAAGGCACAGGAATGGTTCTCTTGGATGGCTGCACAGATAGGATTTCCTGCAGGGTTTGTGGTGGTACTTGCTACTGTTTATATGTCTGGGTTTTTAAGTTTCAAAGAAGTTACTCCTAAAAAACAGTCTAGCCTTAGGAAGTCTAAAAGCTGGTTTTCATTTTAA
- the LOC141642228 gene encoding YTH domain-containing protein ECT4-like isoform X1, which yields MAAMGTPSSDAAELLQKLTLDSHTKSLDVHENPKKFGSYASRNTINSLAKPYERSAIPFQDYNSLSMYYPAGGYPYYYGGYDELSLWNDYRYLNHDGVDLHSQRHLNNGMNQAGGFMGRSQLTDPTYAQYGNTYRGGSGFGLNYYNPKSWNNYRTVDNKYPSKGYNNGFFTYGNENKDTLNELSKGPRARGVKTQLGFGSVKLAVKGQDLSLKTENKEEKPSLIPDKEQYNKDDFPESFKDVRFFVIKSYSEDDIHKSIKYNVWASTPNGNKKLDAAYQEAKGKPDDCPVFLLFSVNASGQFVGLAEMVGPVDFNKSMEFWQQDKWSGCFPVKWHIVKDVPNNLLKHITLENNDNKPVTNSRDTQEVKLEQGVQVVKIFKSHLSKTSVLDDFEFYEAREKALLEKKAKKQQYQKQSKFAKNDKAAGDDKMMKSHDADAAAAAFIEGSAPEPLPNGHSNTLVDSPAEVTEGTKAEKSGVSDEVASAC from the exons ATGGCAGCTATGGGTACACCTTCCAGTG ATGCCGCTGAGTTGTTGCAGAAGTTAACTCTGGATTCACATACAAAATCGCTTGACGTACATGAGAATCCAAAAAAG TTTGGTTCATATGCTTCTCGTAACACCATAAATAGCTTGGCTAAGCCATATGAGCGGTCTGCAATACCATTCCAGGATTACAACAGTCTCAGCATGTACTACCCAGCTGGCGGTTACCCGTACTATTACGGAG GTTATGATGAGCTTAGCTTATGGAATGATTATAGATATCTTAATCATGACGGAGTTGATTTGCACTCA CAGCGACATTTAAACAATGGAATGAATCAAGCTGGCGGGTTCATGGGGAGATCACAGCTTACTGATCCTACATATGCTCAGTACGGAAATACTTATCGGGGTGGCTCAGGGTTTGGGTTAAACTATTACAACCCAAAGTCATGGAACAATTACAGGACAGTTGACAACAAATATCCTTCCAAAGGCTATAACAATGGATTTTTTACCTATGGGAATGAGAACAAGGACACCCTAAACGAATTGAGCAAGGGACCTAGAGCAAGGGGTGTAAAGACTCAGTTAGGCTTTGGTTCAGTTAAATTGGCAGTGAAGGGGCAGGATTTGTCACTCAAAACGGAAAATAAAGAAGAGAAGCCATCTTTGATTCCTGACAAGGAGCAATATAACAAAGATGACTTCCCTGAGAGCTTCAAAGATGTAAGATTTTTTGTCATTAAATCTTATAGCGAGGATGATATTCACAAAAGCATCAAGTACAATGTTTGGGCCAGTACTCCCAATGGAAACAAGAAACTGGATGCTGCATATCAGGAAGCCAAAGGAAAGCCTGACGACTGCCCTGTGTTCTTACTATTTTCG GTAAATGCTAGTGGACAATTTGTTGGCTTGGCAGAAATGGTTGGCCCTGTTGATTTCAACAAAAGCATGGAATTCTGGCAACAAGACAAATGGTCCGGCTGCTTTCCTGTTAAGTGGCACATAGTCAAGGATGTACCGAACAATTTGTTAAAGCATATCACTCTAGAAAATAATGATAACAAGCCTGTTACAAATAGCAGAGACACACAAGAG GTTAAGCTTGAGCAGGGAGTCCAGGTTGTCAAAATTTTCAAGTCTCATCTGAGCAAGACTAGTGTTCTTGATGATTTCGAATTTTATGAGGCAAGAGAAAAAGCCTTGCTAGAGAAGAAGGCTAAAAAACAGCAATATCAGAAACAG TCAAAGTTCGCGAAAAATGACAAGGCCGCAGGAGACGACAAAATGATGAAATCTCACGACGCCGATGCTGCAGCTGCAGCCTTTATCGAGGGATCAGCTCCAGAACCTCTACCCAATGGTCACTCCAATACTCTGGTGGATTCTCCTGCTGAGGTTACCGAAGGTACCAAAGCAGAAAAGAGTGGTGTTTCCGATGAAGTTGCTTCAGCCTGCTGA
- the LOC141642228 gene encoding YTH domain-containing protein ECT4-like isoform X2 has product MAAMGTPSSDAAELLQKLTLDSHTKSLDVHENPKKFGSYASRNTINSLAKPYERSAIPFQDYNSLSMYYPAGGYPYYYGGYDELSLWNDYRYLNHDGVDLHSRHLNNGMNQAGGFMGRSQLTDPTYAQYGNTYRGGSGFGLNYYNPKSWNNYRTVDNKYPSKGYNNGFFTYGNENKDTLNELSKGPRARGVKTQLGFGSVKLAVKGQDLSLKTENKEEKPSLIPDKEQYNKDDFPESFKDVRFFVIKSYSEDDIHKSIKYNVWASTPNGNKKLDAAYQEAKGKPDDCPVFLLFSVNASGQFVGLAEMVGPVDFNKSMEFWQQDKWSGCFPVKWHIVKDVPNNLLKHITLENNDNKPVTNSRDTQEVKLEQGVQVVKIFKSHLSKTSVLDDFEFYEAREKALLEKKAKKQQYQKQSKFAKNDKAAGDDKMMKSHDADAAAAAFIEGSAPEPLPNGHSNTLVDSPAEVTEGTKAEKSGVSDEVASAC; this is encoded by the exons ATGGCAGCTATGGGTACACCTTCCAGTG ATGCCGCTGAGTTGTTGCAGAAGTTAACTCTGGATTCACATACAAAATCGCTTGACGTACATGAGAATCCAAAAAAG TTTGGTTCATATGCTTCTCGTAACACCATAAATAGCTTGGCTAAGCCATATGAGCGGTCTGCAATACCATTCCAGGATTACAACAGTCTCAGCATGTACTACCCAGCTGGCGGTTACCCGTACTATTACGGAG GTTATGATGAGCTTAGCTTATGGAATGATTATAGATATCTTAATCATGACGGAGTTGATTTGCACTCA CGACATTTAAACAATGGAATGAATCAAGCTGGCGGGTTCATGGGGAGATCACAGCTTACTGATCCTACATATGCTCAGTACGGAAATACTTATCGGGGTGGCTCAGGGTTTGGGTTAAACTATTACAACCCAAAGTCATGGAACAATTACAGGACAGTTGACAACAAATATCCTTCCAAAGGCTATAACAATGGATTTTTTACCTATGGGAATGAGAACAAGGACACCCTAAACGAATTGAGCAAGGGACCTAGAGCAAGGGGTGTAAAGACTCAGTTAGGCTTTGGTTCAGTTAAATTGGCAGTGAAGGGGCAGGATTTGTCACTCAAAACGGAAAATAAAGAAGAGAAGCCATCTTTGATTCCTGACAAGGAGCAATATAACAAAGATGACTTCCCTGAGAGCTTCAAAGATGTAAGATTTTTTGTCATTAAATCTTATAGCGAGGATGATATTCACAAAAGCATCAAGTACAATGTTTGGGCCAGTACTCCCAATGGAAACAAGAAACTGGATGCTGCATATCAGGAAGCCAAAGGAAAGCCTGACGACTGCCCTGTGTTCTTACTATTTTCG GTAAATGCTAGTGGACAATTTGTTGGCTTGGCAGAAATGGTTGGCCCTGTTGATTTCAACAAAAGCATGGAATTCTGGCAACAAGACAAATGGTCCGGCTGCTTTCCTGTTAAGTGGCACATAGTCAAGGATGTACCGAACAATTTGTTAAAGCATATCACTCTAGAAAATAATGATAACAAGCCTGTTACAAATAGCAGAGACACACAAGAG GTTAAGCTTGAGCAGGGAGTCCAGGTTGTCAAAATTTTCAAGTCTCATCTGAGCAAGACTAGTGTTCTTGATGATTTCGAATTTTATGAGGCAAGAGAAAAAGCCTTGCTAGAGAAGAAGGCTAAAAAACAGCAATATCAGAAACAG TCAAAGTTCGCGAAAAATGACAAGGCCGCAGGAGACGACAAAATGATGAAATCTCACGACGCCGATGCTGCAGCTGCAGCCTTTATCGAGGGATCAGCTCCAGAACCTCTACCCAATGGTCACTCCAATACTCTGGTGGATTCTCCTGCTGAGGTTACCGAAGGTACCAAAGCAGAAAAGAGTGGTGTTTCCGATGAAGTTGCTTCAGCCTGCTGA
- the LOC141642230 gene encoding photosynthetic NDH subunit of subcomplex B 2, chloroplastic, protein MASLLPFSLLKPTTFCKASSTSTQPTSPSLLLESLNDQFGRKGIKFLDSADTGTITPAVELSVRNGSSLKLQIPNAHVTSYRPKVYWKDDGFEEVLYTLAAPSKGGVALLLNDVTSSTTSSVLSGCEWFVKDADSDSFDAVQVELSCKSGALEITYIVSLYLESMASAVIVKNNGKKPVKLTSAILSHFKFTRRSGSGIQGLKGCSYCSQPPLSSPFELLSPSEAMKADDPGFFSMGSEPPNKPGQWTTQDEPITVLKDKMSRVYTAPPSERSKPFYRTPPSKYEIIDQGKELFYRVIRMGYDDIIVSSPGSYSNKYGRDYFICTGPASMLVPVIVDPGETWRGAQVIEHDNLT, encoded by the exons ATGGCCTCACTACTTCCATTCTCCCTCCTCAAACCGACGACGTTCTGCAAAGCCTCTTCAACCTCAACACAACCCACTTCACCGTCTTTGCTACTCGAGTCTCTCAACGACCAGTTCGGAAGAAAAGGCATCAAATTCTTAGACTCAGCTGATACAGGCACAATTACTCCTGCAGTTGAGCTAAGTGTAAGAAATGGGAGCTCACTGAAGTTGCAAATACCCAATGCACATGTTACTTCGTATAGGCCGAAAGTCTACTGGAAAGATGATGGTTTTGAAGAGGTTTTGTATACACTTGCAGCACCTTCTAAAGGAGGAGTTGCATTGCTTCTTAATGATGTTACTTCTTCGACGACAAGCTCTGTGCTTTCAGGATGTGAATGGTTTGTCAAAGATGCTGATTCTGATTCTTTTGATGCTGTTCAG GTCGAACTAAGTTGCAAGAGTGGAGCTCTCGAAATAACCTACATTGTGTCGCTATATCTCGAGAGCATGGCATCAGCGGTAATAGTAAAGAACAACGGGAAAAAACCAGTAAAGCTCACCAGTGCAATACTTAGCCATTTCAAGTTCACAAGACGATCAGGCTCAGGAATTCAAGGACTTAAGGGATGTTCTTATTGTTCCCAACCTCCTTTATCTTCGCCCTTCGAGTTACTCTCTCCGTCTGAGGCCATGAAAGCTGATGATCCCGGCTTTTTCTCAATGGGTTCCGAGCCTCCTAATAAACCTGGTCAATGGACTACACAAGACGAGCCTATTACCGTTCTGAAGGATAAGATGAGCAGGGTTTATACTGCTCCTCCGTCTGAGAGATCCAAGCCATTCTACAGAACTCCGCCTTCTAAATATGAGATTATTGATCAG GGGAAGGAGCTGTTTTATAGAGTGATAAGAATGGGTTACGACGACATCATAGTATCAAGCCCAGGATCATACTCCAACAAGTATGGGAGGGATTACTTCATTTGCACTGGTCCTGCTTCCATGCTGGTTCCAGTAATAGTAGATCCCGGGGAGACGTGGAGAGGCGCACAGGTTATCGAGCATGATAATCTTACATAG